One segment of bacterium DNA contains the following:
- a CDS encoding ABC transporter permease yields the protein MMTKADIEIAVEPSPGKRAYAGLQSLFEGTAQLVLFTFRYVRKVLQPPYEISEFLKQCYLIGNKSLPLVAITGFIMGLVLTIQSRPTLLQFGAESWLPAMVAVSIVREIGPIITALICAGKIGSGIGAELASMRVTEQIDAMQVSGTDPFKYIVVTRVLAATIMIPVLTIFSDACSFYGSFLGVNLRGDVSLTLFFSQAMASLTFIDILPAFIKTFFFGFAIGLIGAFKGYNANSGTEGVGRAANSAVVMASLSVFIIDLVAVQIISVFM from the coding sequence ATGATGACTAAAGCGGATATTGAAATAGCGGTTGAACCGTCTCCCGGGAAACGTGCCTACGCCGGCTTGCAAAGCCTCTTCGAGGGCACCGCGCAGCTCGTCCTGTTCACGTTTCGTTACGTTCGCAAGGTGCTTCAACCGCCGTACGAGATCAGTGAATTCCTGAAGCAGTGCTATCTGATCGGCAATAAGTCGTTGCCGCTGGTCGCCATCACAGGCTTCATCATGGGGCTCGTGCTGACGATTCAGTCGCGCCCGACCCTGCTGCAGTTCGGCGCCGAGTCGTGGCTGCCGGCGATGGTCGCGGTTTCGATCGTGCGAGAAATCGGTCCCATTATCACCGCGCTGATCTGTGCCGGCAAGATAGGTTCCGGCATCGGGGCTGAACTGGCCTCCATGAGAGTGACCGAGCAGATTGACGCCATGCAGGTGTCGGGTACGGACCCCTTCAAATACATTGTCGTGACGCGGGTTCTGGCGGCCACGATCATGATTCCTGTGCTGACGATCTTCTCCGACGCCTGCTCGTTTTACGGATCGTTTCTGGGAGTCAACCTGCGGGGGGACGTCAGCCTGACCTTGTTCTTTTCGCAGGCCATGGCAAGCCTCACGTTTATAGATATTCTGCCCGCGTTCATCAAGACCTTTTTCTTCGGATTCGCCATCGGCCTGATCGGAGCCTTTAAGGGGTACAATGCCAACAGCGGAACCGAGGGCGTGGGAAGAGCGGCAAACTCCGCCGTCGTAATGGCCTCCCTGTCCGTATTCATTATTGATTTGGTCGCCGTGCAGATTATCAGCGTATTCATGTAA
- a CDS encoding Nramp family divalent metal transporter, with protein sequence MNDTTPARKGPVEPKSKAPERVQGFFAGLGPGIITGAADDDPSGISTYSVTGAAFGYLPLWTALFSFPLMTAVQLMCARLGMVTGRGLAGVVRRNYSRSVLWGACALLIVANVFNIGADLGGMAEASEMMTGIKSYFWTPVFTLLIISLLFFSSYRQIARIFKWLTLVLFAYIVTAFLAKPDWSAVWRATLVPRVEWSSAFLATFVGILGTTISPYLFFWQASQEVEDERAQGRTTVEQRKGATDRELRGARTDVLIGMFFSNLVMYFIILTTAATLHAHGKIHIESAREAAEALRPLAGKGAYLLFTLGLIGTGMLAVPVLAGSAAYAVAEARRWRGTLEDRPGISRKFYAVVAISMVLGLALDFVGFNAVKMLFYSAVLNGVLAPPLIVLVVLLTSKAEVMGTRVSSRPLRYLGWITAGIMTAAAIGMFVTM encoded by the coding sequence ATGAACGATACCACCCCTGCCCGGAAGGGTCCGGTAGAACCGAAGTCCAAAGCCCCGGAGAGAGTCCAAGGGTTCTTTGCCGGTCTTGGCCCCGGGATCATCACGGGTGCGGCTGATGACGACCCGTCGGGCATCTCAACGTATTCGGTAACGGGCGCAGCGTTTGGCTATCTCCCGCTGTGGACGGCGCTCTTCTCGTTTCCACTGATGACTGCCGTTCAATTGATGTGCGCTCGACTCGGCATGGTCACAGGGCGCGGGCTGGCAGGCGTTGTGCGGCGCAACTATTCGCGGTCTGTCCTTTGGGGCGCTTGCGCGCTGCTGATCGTCGCCAATGTCTTTAACATCGGCGCCGACTTGGGCGGCATGGCGGAAGCGAGCGAAATGATGACGGGAATCAAGTCCTACTTCTGGACACCGGTCTTTACGCTGCTGATCATATCGCTGCTCTTCTTTTCCTCGTACAGGCAAATTGCGCGCATATTCAAATGGCTGACCCTCGTTCTCTTTGCCTACATTGTGACCGCCTTCCTCGCGAAACCGGATTGGAGCGCCGTCTGGAGGGCGACCCTGGTCCCGCGCGTGGAATGGTCGAGCGCGTTTCTGGCGACATTTGTCGGCATACTCGGCACCACGATCTCGCCCTATCTCTTCTTCTGGCAGGCATCACAGGAGGTTGAAGACGAGCGGGCCCAAGGGAGAACCACCGTCGAGCAGCGAAAGGGCGCGACCGACAGAGAACTCAGAGGAGCAAGAACAGATGTCTTGATCGGGATGTTCTTCTCGAACCTCGTCATGTACTTCATTATCCTGACAACCGCCGCGACGCTGCACGCGCATGGGAAGATACACATCGAATCGGCCCGCGAAGCGGCTGAAGCACTGCGCCCCTTGGCGGGAAAGGGAGCATACCTTCTCTTCACGCTTGGATTGATCGGGACGGGAATGCTCGCGGTTCCCGTGCTGGCCGGTTCCGCTGCCTACGCGGTGGCAGAGGCAAGAAGATGGCGGGGGACGTTAGAGGATCGTCCGGGTATCTCGCGCAAGTTCTACGCGGTGGTCGCCATCTCGATGGTGCTTGGTCTGGCGTTGGACTTTGTCGGTTTCAACGCGGTGAAGATGCTCTTCTATTCGGCAGTGCTGAACGGCGTGCTGGCGCCCCCGTTGATTGTATTGGTGGTGTTGCTGACGAGCAAGGCTGAGGTCATGGGGACGCGAGTCAGTTCACGGCCGCTGCGCTATTTAGGCTGGATAACGGCGGGGATCATGACGGCCGCGGCAATCGGGATGTTTGTGACCATGTAG
- a CDS encoding RNA-binding protein has translation MVNIYVGNLSYETSEADLRNMFEAHGRVDRASVVMDRMTNRSKGFGFVEMPNDKEGHAAIGALNEMETGGRKLMVNVAKPKEDRPARRDRY, from the coding sequence ATGGTTAACATTTACGTAGGCAATCTGTCTTACGAGACCTCGGAAGCCGATCTCCGCAACATGTTCGAAGCACACGGCCGGGTAGACCGCGCCAGCGTCGTCATGGATCGCATGACGAACCGCAGCAAAGGTTTCGGTTTTGTCGAAATGCCCAATGACAAGGAAGGCCATGCGGCCATTGGCGCGCTGAATGAAATGGAAACGGGAGGCCGCAAGCTGATGGTCAACGTGGCCAAGCCCAAAGAGGATCGCCCCGCCCGTCGCGACCGCTACTAA
- a CDS encoding C10 family peptidase yields MRICAAMILIVAYAVVGLSVSDASPLTGASRDAASAVVQNWMHYCREMHWTLSNPMDDSAPVLQDIFYDGQLVGYVSAQGNGYVVVPAYKDLPPVTAYSTASHFYVNDEGGLVALVKKDLANKIRVAQSALDMTRSAPKMEPAREQVEKDHRLWQSYAATYDVFRRAADAETNAHPLDERLDTGPLCKTAWHQTAPFNNFCPMGSGGRCAVGCVATAMSQILAYWRSPAGGTGSHNYSWPGDSSCGEATPGAILGASFSDPYDWANAGNVVTINSPQAQQDAVAHISYETGVAVNMMYGHCGSGAYVPGPVMTAFQNYFGMAAGENVVMRSSCTATSWFAALRQELQAGRPLFYTIYSHALVCDGYRVSGGNQLHFNFGWAEGHTTWYTVDNLYSPESGLTPMAEQAIRGIMPATTPPQMASTIVKSPGGGETALRNSFSSLRWISAGIYFVP; encoded by the coding sequence ATGCGTATTTGCGCAGCCATGATTCTGATCGTGGCTTATGCTGTTGTCGGACTTTCCGTCAGCGATGCGTCACCGCTGACCGGCGCCAGCCGTGATGCGGCTTCCGCCGTGGTGCAAAACTGGATGCACTATTGCCGTGAGATGCACTGGACTCTCAGCAATCCTATGGATGATAGTGCACCCGTGCTGCAGGACATTTTTTACGACGGACAACTGGTTGGCTATGTCTCCGCTCAGGGAAACGGCTACGTCGTGGTGCCGGCGTACAAGGATCTCCCGCCGGTGACCGCCTATTCGACCGCATCACATTTCTATGTGAATGACGAGGGCGGCCTGGTCGCGCTTGTCAAAAAGGATCTCGCGAACAAAATTCGCGTGGCGCAGTCCGCACTGGATATGACCCGGAGCGCTCCGAAAATGGAACCGGCTCGCGAACAAGTCGAAAAGGATCATCGCCTCTGGCAGAGTTATGCGGCAACCTATGACGTATTCCGTCGCGCCGCCGACGCCGAGACGAACGCTCACCCCTTGGATGAAAGGCTGGACACCGGCCCGCTCTGTAAGACCGCCTGGCACCAGACGGCGCCGTTCAACAATTTCTGTCCGATGGGAAGCGGTGGCCGCTGTGCCGTGGGTTGTGTCGCCACCGCCATGTCTCAGATCCTTGCGTACTGGCGATCTCCCGCCGGTGGCACAGGCTCCCACAATTATTCGTGGCCCGGTGACAGCTCTTGCGGTGAGGCAACTCCCGGCGCAATCCTCGGCGCGTCGTTCAGTGATCCGTATGATTGGGCCAACGCCGGGAACGTTGTTACAATCAATTCTCCTCAAGCTCAGCAGGATGCCGTCGCTCACATCAGCTATGAAACCGGCGTGGCCGTAAACATGATGTACGGACATTGCGGCTCCGGCGCGTATGTCCCCGGCCCGGTAATGACTGCCTTTCAGAACTACTTCGGCATGGCCGCCGGCGAGAACGTTGTCATGCGCAGTTCCTGCACCGCCACCTCGTGGTTCGCGGCACTCCGGCAGGAACTCCAGGCGGGCCGGCCTCTATTCTACACGATCTATTCGCATGCCCTTGTTTGCGACGGGTACCGTGTGTCCGGCGGAAATCAACTTCACTTCAATTTCGGCTGGGCTGAGGGACACACGACATGGTACACGGTAGATAATCTCTACAGTCCGGAGAGCGGGCTCACACCGATGGCTGAGCAGGCAATTCGTGGCATCATGCCCGCCACGACACCGCCACAGATGGCCAGCACAATTGTCAAATCTCCTGGCGGTGGAGAAACCGCACTGCGGAATTCATTTTCTTCCTTGCGTTGGATTTCAGCGGGCATCTACTTCGTCCCCTGA
- a CDS encoding lmo0937 family membrane protein: protein MLWLLGFAVFHIGSLIHLVLVIAVIVVVVRLIQGRKVL from the coding sequence GTGCTGTGGTTGCTCGGGTTTGCCGTGTTTCATATAGGCAGTCTCATTCACCTTGTGCTTGTCATCGCCGTTATCGTGGTCGTTGTTCGCCTCATTCAGGGTAGAAAGGTCCTCTGA
- a CDS encoding OmpA family protein: protein MSIRIALAILICALFLSPVHAQYRDTGVQVGIMGSTTYDNSDGVKNVQPGLQARLSLAATLLPFAQLELGGGFTELRSEHSHTVMTPADLIMKLSPGGLSMLFPYFFGGAGVLNYRYDDFPLNTAAGTVRNGWVPYIPVGAGLQFKLSQVTQLDLRGTYNQMLSSDVSPSVTRTQHDRFWGVLAGVQFTASRPNRDWDKDGLSNKDEKRLGTNPKKADTDGDGLTDGDEVHTYHSDPLKMDTDGDGLADGDEVLKHHTDPLKTDTDGDGLSDFAEVTQYQTDPLKTDTDGDGLSDSAEVMQYKTDPNKADTDGDGLADGLEVNKYKTDPLKMDTDGGTVPDGLEVERGTDPLASADDVPAPQVMMFELDKPVVLPGIQFEFNKAVIKPESEAVLIEAYNSLHDHKDIDVEIGGYADAIGSAKANQMLSQKRAESVRQWMINKGIEANRLMAVGYGKTNPIATNDTEEGRALNRRIEFKRTK from the coding sequence ATGTCTATTCGCATTGCTCTCGCTATCTTGATCTGCGCCCTGTTCCTGAGTCCGGTGCACGCTCAGTACAGGGACACAGGGGTTCAGGTCGGGATTATGGGATCCACTACCTATGATAACAGTGACGGTGTAAAAAATGTGCAACCGGGGTTGCAGGCTCGGCTTTCCTTGGCGGCAACCCTTTTGCCGTTTGCACAATTAGAACTCGGTGGCGGTTTCACCGAGTTGCGGAGCGAACACTCGCATACCGTGATGACGCCCGCCGATCTGATTATGAAATTAAGTCCCGGTGGGCTGTCGATGCTCTTCCCCTATTTCTTCGGCGGTGCCGGCGTGCTCAATTACCGCTATGACGATTTCCCGCTCAATACCGCAGCAGGAACGGTCCGCAACGGATGGGTGCCTTATATTCCGGTGGGCGCAGGTCTTCAGTTCAAGCTCAGCCAAGTCACGCAGCTCGATCTTCGCGGTACCTACAATCAGATGTTGTCGTCGGACGTTTCTCCTAGCGTAACCCGGACGCAGCATGACAGATTCTGGGGTGTGCTTGCCGGCGTACAGTTTACCGCGAGTCGCCCCAATCGCGACTGGGACAAGGATGGGCTGTCAAACAAGGATGAGAAGAGACTGGGCACCAATCCCAAGAAAGCCGATACGGACGGTGACGGCTTGACGGATGGCGACGAAGTCCACACCTACCACAGCGATCCGCTGAAGATGGATACCGACGGCGATGGTCTGGCGGATGGCGATGAAGTCCTCAAGCATCACACGGATCCCCTGAAGACGGACACGGATGGCGACGGCCTCTCCGACTTTGCGGAAGTCACGCAGTACCAGACAGACCCGCTCAAAACAGACACGGATGGTGACGGCCTTTCGGACAGCGCAGAAGTCATGCAATACAAGACGGACCCGAATAAAGCGGACACCGACGGCGATGGACTTGCCGATGGACTTGAAGTCAACAAGTACAAGACCGATCCCCTGAAGATGGACACCGACGGTGGCACGGTTCCTGACGGACTTGAAGTGGAACGCGGAACGGATCCGCTGGCTTCTGCCGATGATGTGCCTGCGCCGCAAGTCATGATGTTCGAGCTGGACAAACCGGTGGTGCTGCCGGGAATCCAGTTCGAGTTCAACAAGGCCGTCATTAAGCCGGAATCAGAAGCTGTACTCATCGAGGCCTACAACTCGCTGCATGATCATAAAGACATTGACGTCGAGATCGGTGGCTATGCCGACGCCATTGGGAGCGCGAAGGCTAATCAGATGCTTTCACAGAAGAGAGCGGAATCGGTGCGTCAGTGGATGATCAACAAGGGCATCGAGGCCAATCGGCTCATGGCCGTGGGGTATGGCAAGACCAATCCGATTGCGACGAACGATACCGAAGAAGGCCGGGCGCTGAACCGCCGCATTGAATTCAAACGTACGAAATAG
- a CDS encoding DUF4070 domain-containing protein, with amino-acid sequence MKILLVYPRCPDTFWSFRHALKFISKKAGSPPLGLLTVAALLPRAWDKRLVDMNVRELNDDDIRWADYVFIGAMSVQQESARFVIRRCKSLGVKVVAGGPLFTARHEDFAAEQVDHFVLNEAEITLPLFLADLAAGHPQPVYTSSAWADIQTTPVPLWDLINPKHYATMNLQYSRGCPYDCEFCDITVLYGRTPRTKTKDQVIAELNSLYDRGWRGHIFLVDDNFIGNKVKLKREILPAIIRWMEDLGRPVTLSTEVSLNLADDERLLHLMVAAGFDTVFVGIETPNEASLAECGKDQNCNRDLISCVRKLQQAGLEVQGGFIVGFDSDPLSIFDRLTGFIQESGIVTAMVGLLNAPRGTRLYERLVKEGRLLEQISGDNTDASMNFAPKMNSETLLKGYQHVLSNIYTPEHYYARVRHFLRGFQPVTRGGFHLRFGQISAFLKSTVLLGIVGRERFHYWKLFFWSLFCRPRLFPLAITHAIYGFHFRKVFEEHLAPPTQIFDH; translated from the coding sequence ATGAAGATCCTTCTCGTCTATCCTCGGTGCCCGGACACATTCTGGAGTTTCCGGCATGCACTCAAGTTTATCTCAAAGAAGGCCGGCAGCCCGCCGCTGGGGCTGCTTACGGTAGCCGCCTTGCTGCCGCGCGCATGGGATAAACGTCTCGTGGACATGAATGTTCGAGAGTTGAATGACGACGACATCCGCTGGGCAGACTACGTGTTCATCGGCGCGATGTCGGTGCAGCAGGAGTCCGCGCGTTTCGTGATCCGCCGCTGCAAATCACTGGGAGTGAAGGTGGTCGCTGGCGGGCCTCTGTTCACCGCGCGGCATGAGGACTTCGCCGCTGAACAAGTGGACCATTTTGTGCTGAACGAGGCGGAGATCACGCTGCCGCTCTTTCTGGCGGATCTTGCGGCCGGACATCCGCAGCCCGTGTATACCAGCTCCGCTTGGGCCGATATCCAGACCACGCCGGTGCCGCTGTGGGATCTCATCAATCCCAAGCACTATGCGACGATGAACCTTCAGTATTCGCGGGGCTGTCCCTACGACTGCGAGTTCTGCGACATCACCGTGCTGTATGGCCGGACGCCGCGCACCAAGACCAAGGATCAGGTCATCGCCGAACTGAACAGTCTCTACGACCGGGGCTGGCGCGGACACATTTTTCTGGTGGACGACAACTTTATCGGCAACAAAGTCAAGCTCAAGCGGGAAATTCTTCCTGCAATCATCCGCTGGATGGAAGATCTGGGGCGCCCCGTCACGCTGTCGACGGAGGTGTCGCTCAACCTGGCCGACGACGAGCGTCTGCTCCACCTGATGGTCGCGGCGGGCTTTGACACGGTGTTCGTGGGAATCGAAACTCCCAACGAGGCGAGCCTGGCCGAGTGCGGCAAGGACCAAAACTGCAACCGGGACCTGATCTCCTGCGTCAGGAAGCTTCAGCAAGCGGGATTGGAGGTGCAAGGGGGCTTCATCGTCGGGTTCGATAGCGACCCGCTTTCGATTTTCGACCGGCTCACCGGTTTCATTCAGGAGAGCGGGATCGTTACGGCCATGGTGGGGTTGCTGAACGCGCCGCGCGGCACAAGGCTCTACGAACGATTGGTGAAAGAAGGCCGGTTACTGGAGCAGATTTCGGGAGACAATACGGACGCTTCCATGAACTTTGCGCCGAAGATGAATTCCGAAACCCTCCTCAAGGGATATCAGCACGTCCTGAGCAACATCTATACCCCGGAGCACTACTATGCACGTGTCCGGCATTTTCTGCGAGGCTTTCAGCCGGTCACCCGCGGTGGATTTCACCTCCGGTTCGGACAGATCTCCGCCTTCCTCAAGTCCACCGTGCTGCTGGGTATTGTCGGGCGGGAGCGCTTTCATTATTGGAAACTCTTCTTCTGGTCCCTGTTCTGCCGGCCCAGACTCTTTCCGCTGGCCATTACGCACGCCATCTACGGGTTCCATTTTCGTAAGGTTTTCGAAGAGCATCTGGCCCCACCAACTCAAATCTTCGATCACTGA
- a CDS encoding helix-turn-helix domain-containing protein — protein sequence MPVIPEIFEDTALVNRLVDVETPPDPNTPKGQIFEAATRLFSKSGFQATHTRAITNAAGVKPVMLHYYYGSKEQLYEAVLKHEGMAMLAVIFGGNPDHKSPEEMLIDTPIRLMQVLHDNPQWASLLRREIADGAVHLRRALKDVAEHGPLGANLHFHNAYLTAVRDGKAVELPIEAVRECLLAIGYSAIYLAPLISMINERDFHSEIVWEEWKLTLSTILKRGLLITKP from the coding sequence ATGCCCGTAATACCCGAAATATTTGAAGATACGGCGCTGGTGAACCGGTTGGTTGACGTGGAGACTCCTCCGGATCCGAATACTCCCAAGGGCCAGATCTTCGAAGCGGCCACGCGGCTGTTTTCGAAGTCCGGCTTTCAGGCAACTCACACCCGTGCGATCACGAACGCCGCCGGAGTGAAGCCGGTCATGCTGCATTACTATTATGGCAGCAAGGAACAGCTTTACGAAGCGGTGCTCAAGCACGAAGGCATGGCGATGCTGGCAGTGATCTTCGGGGGGAACCCTGATCATAAGTCGCCCGAGGAGATGCTGATCGACACTCCCATCCGCCTGATGCAGGTGCTGCATGACAACCCGCAATGGGCGTCCTTGCTGCGGCGCGAAATTGCCGACGGGGCGGTTCACCTGCGGCGCGCACTGAAGGACGTCGCGGAACATGGCCCGCTGGGAGCGAATCTGCACTTCCATAACGCTTATCTGACGGCGGTGCGCGACGGCAAAGCCGTTGAACTGCCGATTGAAGCGGTGCGGGAATGCCTGCTGGCTATCGGCTACAGCGCCATTTATCTCGCTCCGCTGATTTCGATGATCAACGAGCGGGACTTCCACAGCGAGATCGTGTGGGAAGAATGGAAACTGACCTTGAGCACAATCCTCAAGCGCGGATTGTTGATTACAAAGCCTTAG
- a CDS encoding nuclear transport factor 2 family protein: MAVEDDVRKASQKFYAALTLMANGNSNSLAEIWSHGPTVTTMHPIGGREVGWDAVKQSFGHVGELASEGKVELKDQLIRVIGDVAYEVGVEQGQFKLAGQKVAIEHRVTNIYQREGGAWKLVHHHTDISPAMLDVLSRLQAAESSAPSGGR; this comes from the coding sequence ATGGCAGTCGAAGACGATGTCCGCAAGGCATCCCAGAAGTTCTATGCCGCATTGACCCTCATGGCCAATGGGAACAGCAACTCCCTGGCCGAGATCTGGTCGCACGGCCCGACGGTCACGACCATGCACCCGATTGGCGGGCGTGAAGTCGGTTGGGATGCAGTCAAGCAATCCTTTGGGCACGTTGGAGAATTGGCTTCCGAGGGGAAAGTCGAGCTCAAGGATCAACTGATCAGAGTCATCGGAGACGTAGCCTACGAAGTGGGCGTTGAGCAGGGACAATTCAAACTGGCCGGACAAAAAGTTGCTATCGAGCATCGTGTTACCAACATCTATCAGCGTGAAGGCGGGGCGTGGAAGCTTGTCCACCACCACACGGATATTTCACCTGCAATGCTTGATGTGCTTAGCCGCCTGCAAGCCGCTGAATCCTCTGCTCCATCCGGTGGACGCTAA